CCGCTGCCGCTTGGCCTCTTGCACCCAGGCGCCGAGATCGTCCGGCACCAGGGCCTCGAGCCCTTCGCGCAGCAGGCCCGCGAGCGCGGGAGCCGCGCCTCCCGTGGAAAACGCGATGGTGGCCTCACCCCGGCGCATCAGGGCCGCGGCAAAGGCGGTGGCCGAGGCCAGATCGTCCACGGCGTTCACGAACAGACACCGGGCCTCGGCCGCGTCCGTCACGCTGCGGTTGACTTCGGGCGGTGCGGCCGCGACCACGTAGTACACCCCGTCGAGATCGGCAGGCTCGAAGGGCCGCAGACGCAGCTCGGCACCGTCGAGACCCACCGCGCGAAAGGCCTCGCTGATCTCGGGCGCCACCACGCGCACCACGGCGCCCGCTTCCCTGATGGCCGCATACTTTTGCGCGGCCACAGGGCCGGCCCCCACGACCAGGACCCGCCGCCCACCCAGTTTCAAAAACACGGGGTAAAGCGGCGCGGGGGCGGGGCCAGCGACAGACATGTCCGGTCGGTTTAGGCGGGGGCGGCGCGGGCGTCAAGCACGCCAGGGCCCGGCGCCCCGTCAAATGCCCGCATCACCCAGCACGAGCCCCAACGCGGATTCCTTGACGGCTGAGGCCACGTGCTTGTGCACCTCCCGATCCAGCGGATCGGGCACGAGGGCGTCGCCCTGGGACAAGTTGGCCAAGGTCTCGGCCGCTGCAATCAGCATGGCGTCCGTGATGCGACGAGCGTTGGCGTCGAGCGCCCCGCGGAAGACGCCCGGGAAGCCGAGCACGTTGTTCACCACCTTGCCGTCGGTGGCAAAGCGGGCTCCGGCCGCCAAGGCTTTTTCCGGTTCGATCTCGGGCTCGGGGTTCGAGAGCGCCAAGATCACCTGGCCGGGGCGCACCATGCTGGGCTTGATGAGGCCCTTGACCCCCGTGGTCGCCACCACGACGTCCGCACCGGCCATGACGCCCGCAAGATCCGTGGGCCGCCCGCCCATGGTCGCGAGGCGCTGCTTCGCGGCCTCGTTGAGGTCCGAACCCAGCATGCCCTTCACGCCGTACTTGATCAGCAAGTCGCAAATGCCGAGCCCCGCCGCGCCGAGCCCGATCTGCCCCACCACGCTTTCGCTGAGCGCAATGCCCGCGCGCCGGGTGGCGCCGAGCAAGGCCGCCAGCACCACGATCGCCGTGCCGTGCTGGTCATCGTGCATCACCGGGCGATCCAACCGTTCGATGAGCGCCTCCTCGACCTCGAAGCATTCAGGGGCCCGGATGTCCTCGAGCTGGATGGCGCCGAACGAGGGCGCTATGGCCGCAATGATCTCCACGAGCTTCTTCGGATCTTTTTCGTTGATCAGGATGGGCACCGCCGAGATGCCCGCCAGCTCGGCAAACAGAGCGGCTTTGCCCTCCATGACGGGCATGCCGGCCACGGGCCCGATGTCACCCAAGCCCAGGATGGCGGTGCCGTTCGTGACCACCGCCACGCTGTTGGCAAGGCCCGTGTACGCGCGCGCCAGCGCCGGATCCTCGTGGATCGCCAGACACACGCGCGCCACACCGGGCGTGTAGAGATCGCGCAGGCGTTCGAGGCTGCTGATCGCCATGCGGGACTTCATTTCGATTTTGCCGCCCCGGTGGCGATCGAAAACGCGGTCGGAGCGCCCCAGGACCTTGGCGTTCGGCAGCGCATCGATCGCGGCGAGCACCTCGTCCGTCTCGCGCGGGTCGTCGGGCTCGATCGTGATCTCCCAGGTGGTGGACATATAGTCCCGCCGCACCTGACGGAGGCCTTCCACCACCAAACCCGCCTCGCCGATGACGCCCAGGATGCGCGACAAGCTGCCGGGTTTGTGTTGGCTGCGGATGAGGAGGATCTCGGGGATTTTCATGGGGCTTGCCGCTTTCGCCCCTACGTTACCCAAGCGGGTGAACCGCTGCGAGGGGCCCCCAGGGGATTCACGCCGAAAAGTCGGTCTGGCTGTCTCTCAGCGTCTCGCGGCGCAGGCGGTAGCAGAAACGGCGCACGAGCTCGGCGTGCCGCTGGGCCATCGCCGTGAACCTCACGCCCTGCCCGAGGAAATAGGCGTCTTCCGTGCCGTAGCAGAGGGTTCCTGCGGCCCAGATCGTCTCGGGAACCCCTGGCAGACTGAGCTCGAGGCCCATGACCATCGTGGGGCGGGCGAGGCTGTCGGGCAGCGTGTTGAGGTAAAGCCCCGTCTCGCTGATGTTCACGGTGAAGCCCCGCACCGGCCGGTCTTCCATGTACGCGGTGAGGTACGTCTCGAACGGGATGCGCGGGTCGAAGCGGCGGTCGAGCTGGGTCATGAGGTCCTCCTGGCGGCAGGCAGATGAGTAAGCAAAAGTACGGATATGTAGGACAAATGTATACCCATGCCCCCGGTTGTCAAATCAAGGGCCTGCGGGCCGTGCCCCCGCCGCGGCGACGAGGTCGAAAAATCGGGCGCCAGGGTTGCGCCCGGCGTGCATTTCAGGGAAACCACGGGCCGTCATGACCCGCTTGCCCTCGAAGACCCCTCCCCTGCTCTCGCCCCCGGGCGCTGACGCCCTGGTGAACGCCGTGCGCTTCGACGCACAGGGATTGGTGGTGGTCACCGCCCAGGACGGCACGACGGGCCTTGTCTGCATGCAGGCCTACGCAAACGCAGAAGCCCTGCGCCACACGGCGCGGACGGGGCGCGCCACCTTCTTCAGCCGCTCGCGGCAAGAGCTCTGGGAAAAGGGGCTGACCTCGGGCAACGGCCTGCCGGTACGCGAGATCCGCCTCGACTGCGACGGCGACGCCGTGTTGTACGTGGTGTCCCCCGAGGGCCCTTCGTGCCACACGGGCGCGCCCTCGTGCTTTTTCCGCACGGCGCGAGACGAGGGTCTGGTCGACACGTCGGAGACAGTCGAAGCCCCCGCGGCGGTGCTTGCGCGCGTGGCCGACGTGATTCGCGCCCGCCGGGCGGCCACCGCCGAAAAATCCTACGTGGCATCGCTGCTCACGAAGGGCTTGCCGAAGATCATCGAGAAGATTTACGAAGAAGCGGGTGAGCTGGCCGAGTCTTTGCCCACGGACGACCGCGCGCATACGGCCCACGAAGCCGCTGACCTCATCTTTCACGTGATGGTGGGGCTGGAAGCGGCCGGCGTGCCGATCGACGATGTGTTTAGCGAGCTGCGACGCCGCTTTGGCACCTCCGGGCACGTGGAAAAAGCCAGCCGCCCCCCGAAGGCGTAACGTTCGGTGCCGCAAGCGGTTCGTGCGGCAGATGCGGCCTGCTGCTAACGTGGCCGGCGCGCATGCTAGCGGATGTGGCGGCCTTCACCCTGGGTCCGAGCGGCCCCTTGGCCGACGAGTTGCCGGGTTACGAACCCCGCCCTGGCCAGGTGGCGATGGCCCGCAGGGTGGCTCACGCGCTCGAGTTCGACGAACGTTTGCTGTGCGAAGCCGGTACGGGCACGGGCAAGACCCTGGCTTATCTGGTGCCCGCGATCCTCTCGGGCCGCAAGGTGGTGATCGCCACCGGAACCAAGACGCTGCAAGACCAGATCGCCCGCATCGATCTGCCGCGCCTGGCGCGCACGCTGCCCGATCGGTTTTCGTTTGCCGTGATGAAGGGGCTTTCGAATTACGTGTGCCTGCGGCGCTTTTACGACCATGAACGGCAGGCCCTGCTGCCGGGCACCGTGGACCCCCTGGTGGCGAGGCTTGGCACCTTCATCACCGAGACCGAGACCGGCGATCGCGCCGACCTCGACGGCGTGGCGGATGACGCCCCGATCTGGCGGGAGGTGACCGCGACCCCCGAAACGCGGCTGGGCTCGCGCTGCCGCTACTACGATTCCTGCTTCGTCACCCGCATGCGCGATCGCGCCACGGGGGCACAGATCGTGCTCACCAACCATCACCTGTTCTTCGCCGACCTGGCGCTGCGCAGCCGCTGGCCGGATGCCCAAGTGCTGCCGCCCTACGAGGCCGTGATCTTCGATGAAGCTCACCAGATCGAGGAGGTGGCCACGGAGTTCTTCGGCTTGCACGTGTCCACATCGCGCCTCGCAGCCCTGGCCCGCGATCTCGGGCGGGCCAAGGCCCCCGCGGCCGCTGCCGACCGGCTGGCCCGCTTGGCGCATCACCTGGCGATGGGCGCCGACGATTTCGCCACGGCGATGCGGCGCCGCCTGCCCGCGCCGAAGACCGGCGGCGACGAGGTGCGGGTGCCCTTGCCCGACGATCTCTTTTCCGCCCGTGACGAGGCGGGTCCCTATGGACGGTACCTGGCTCTCGACACCGTGC
Above is a genomic segment from Myxococcales bacterium containing:
- a CDS encoding bifunctional phosphoribosyl-AMP cyclohydrolase/phosphoribosyl-ATP diphosphatase HisIE → MTRLPSKTPPLLSPPGADALVNAVRFDAQGLVVVTAQDGTTGLVCMQAYANAEALRHTARTGRATFFSRSRQELWEKGLTSGNGLPVREIRLDCDGDAVLYVVSPEGPSCHTGAPSCFFRTARDEGLVDTSETVEAPAAVLARVADVIRARRAATAEKSYVASLLTKGLPKIIEKIYEEAGELAESLPTDDRAHTAHEAADLIFHVMVGLEAAGVPIDDVFSELRRRFGTSGHVEKASRPPKA
- a CDS encoding NAD-dependent malic enzyme; amino-acid sequence: MKIPEILLIRSQHKPGSLSRILGVIGEAGLVVEGLRQVRRDYMSTTWEITIEPDDPRETDEVLAAIDALPNAKVLGRSDRVFDRHRGGKIEMKSRMAISSLERLRDLYTPGVARVCLAIHEDPALARAYTGLANSVAVVTNGTAILGLGDIGPVAGMPVMEGKAALFAELAGISAVPILINEKDPKKLVEIIAAIAPSFGAIQLEDIRAPECFEVEEALIERLDRPVMHDDQHGTAIVVLAALLGATRRAGIALSESVVGQIGLGAAGLGICDLLIKYGVKGMLGSDLNEAAKQRLATMGGRPTDLAGVMAGADVVVATTGVKGLIKPSMVRPGQVILALSNPEPEIEPEKALAAGARFATDGKVVNNVLGFPGVFRGALDANARRITDAMLIAAAETLANLSQGDALVPDPLDREVHKHVASAVKESALGLVLGDAGI
- a CDS encoding PilZ domain-containing protein — translated: MTQLDRRFDPRIPFETYLTAYMEDRPVRGFTVNISETGLYLNTLPDSLARPTMVMGLELSLPGVPETIWAAGTLCYGTEDAYFLGQGVRFTAMAQRHAELVRRFCYRLRRETLRDSQTDFSA
- a CDS encoding bifunctional precorrin-2 dehydrogenase/sirohydrochlorin ferrochelatase; the protein is MSVAGPAPAPLYPVFLKLGGRRVLVVGAGPVAAQKYAAIREAGAVVRVVAPEISEAFRAVGLDGAELRLRPFEPADLDGVYYVVAAAPPEVNRSVTDAAEARCLFVNAVDDLASATAFAAALMRRGEATIAFSTGGAAPALAGLLREGLEALVPDDLGAWVQEAKRQRPVWRQEGLPLDQRRPRLLQALNALYEARAAAAADEDTP